In Gemmatimonas sp. UBA7669, one genomic interval encodes:
- the rplU gene encoding 50S ribosomal protein L21: MSYAIIRTGGKQYRAEPGKTLRIPSLLGEAGTAVEFNDVLLGSDGSQVRLGVPTLSGAKVTAEIVKHGLEDKIIVFKFKRRKNYARKQGHRQKFTEVRIKDITLG; encoded by the coding sequence ATGAGCTACGCGATCATCCGCACCGGCGGCAAGCAGTACCGTGCCGAGCCGGGCAAGACCCTTCGGATCCCCTCGCTGCTTGGCGAGGCGGGCACCGCCGTCGAATTCAACGACGTGCTGCTCGGCTCCGACGGCTCGCAGGTCCGCCTGGGCGTGCCCACGCTCTCCGGCGCCAAGGTCACGGCGGAGATCGTGAAGCACGGCCTCGAAGACAAGATCATCGTCTTCAAGTTCAAGCGCCGGAAGAACTACGCCCGCAAGCAGGGCCACCGGCAGAAGTTCACGGAAGTCCGCATCAAGGACATCACCCTCGGCTGA
- a CDS encoding Rne/Rng family ribonuclease: protein MKRELLVNATPRETRVAILEDGQLVELLVDRPDARRMVGDVYLGKVEAVLPGIQAAFVNIGTEKSAFLHAADVVVENEQVSDDDDDDEDSSDDSGGGGRRGRREVRPIQDLLKRGQDILVQITKEPISTKGPRVTAQVSLAGRFLVYMPFASKVGVSRKIDERGERQRLRAMVGEMLPDDAGGVIVRTVSEDATKETFERELNTLMNNWKRIKRKTQFLRAPALVHRETNVTRGLVRDLFSAKVERVSVDSKQVYNEITEYLQGIAPELVERVKLYEATVPLFDKEGIETEIRDLFKRRCDLPSGGYIIIEQTEALVSIDVNSGRYTGKRDPEKTIFKTNTEAAREIARQLRLRDVGGIIVCDFIDMETQANRDKVLHELRTHLGRDRARTKAFAVSELGLVEMTRQRVRQSHYQSMTEACPTCSGTGRVFTPETIVRRTERAVRRMAAEGRKESVTLRLHPEVALHVLEQEHEFVKRLEKLAGFPLELRDDPLLKPDEIKLVVRGAQRDITQQYALA, encoded by the coding sequence TGCTGCCCGGTATTCAAGCCGCCTTCGTCAACATCGGTACCGAAAAGTCCGCGTTTCTGCACGCGGCCGACGTGGTCGTGGAGAACGAACAGGTCTCCGACGACGATGACGACGACGAGGATTCGTCGGACGACAGCGGCGGCGGTGGTCGCCGCGGGCGCCGAGAGGTTCGTCCCATTCAGGACCTGCTCAAGCGCGGCCAGGACATCCTGGTGCAGATCACCAAGGAGCCGATCTCAACCAAGGGGCCCCGGGTCACGGCCCAGGTTTCGCTGGCCGGTCGCTTCCTGGTGTACATGCCCTTTGCGTCCAAGGTGGGCGTGAGCCGCAAGATCGACGAGCGGGGCGAGCGTCAGCGCCTGCGCGCCATGGTCGGGGAAATGCTGCCCGACGACGCCGGCGGCGTCATCGTGCGTACGGTGTCGGAAGACGCCACCAAGGAAACGTTCGAGCGTGAACTCAACACGCTCATGAACAACTGGAAGCGCATCAAGCGCAAAACCCAGTTCCTGCGCGCGCCGGCCCTCGTGCACCGCGAAACGAACGTCACGCGCGGCCTCGTGCGCGACCTGTTCAGCGCCAAGGTGGAGCGCGTCTCGGTCGATTCCAAGCAGGTGTACAACGAGATCACCGAATACCTGCAGGGCATCGCGCCCGAGCTGGTGGAGCGGGTCAAGTTGTATGAAGCCACGGTGCCCCTGTTCGACAAGGAAGGCATCGAGACCGAAATCCGTGACTTGTTCAAGCGCCGCTGCGATCTGCCGAGCGGCGGCTATATCATCATCGAGCAAACGGAAGCGCTGGTCTCCATCGATGTGAACTCGGGGCGATACACGGGCAAACGTGACCCCGAGAAGACCATCTTCAAGACCAACACCGAAGCCGCCCGGGAAATTGCGCGGCAGCTGCGGCTGCGCGATGTGGGCGGCATCATTGTCTGCGACTTCATCGACATGGAGACGCAGGCCAACCGCGACAAGGTGCTGCACGAGCTCCGCACCCACCTGGGTCGCGACCGCGCACGCACCAAAGCCTTTGCCGTCTCCGAACTGGGGTTGGTGGAGATGACGCGCCAGCGGGTGCGCCAGAGCCACTACCAGAGCATGACCGAGGCCTGTCCGACCTGCAGCGGCACCGGACGCGTGTTCACGCCCGAGACCATCGTGCGGCGCACCGAGCGGGCCGTGCGGCGCATGGCGGCCGAGGGGCGGAAGGAGTCGGTCACCCTCCGGCTGCACCCGGAGGTGGCGCTCCACGTGCTGGAGCAGGAACACGAGTTCGTGAAGCGGCTGGAAAAACTGGCCGGGTTCCCGCTCGAATTGCGCGACGATCCGCTGCTCAAGCCCGACGAGATCAAACTCGTGGTGCGGGGCGCCCAGCGGGACATCACCCAGCAGTACGCCCTGGCCTGA